A genomic region of Stenotrophomonas sp. NA06056 contains the following coding sequences:
- a CDS encoding DUF805 domain-containing protein: MQEMILPLKRYAQFEGRANRREYWMFQLFLLLAVTAVGALSLAVALVAGLVLEADSSWMAGIAIGALALVGLLWLATIVPLIAVTVRRLHDCNQSGWLYLLALVPGGGIVILIFALLPGTPQDNPYGPVPAGP; the protein is encoded by the coding sequence GTGCAGGAAATGATTCTGCCGTTGAAGCGCTACGCCCAGTTCGAGGGCCGCGCCAATCGCCGCGAGTACTGGATGTTCCAGCTGTTCCTGTTGCTTGCCGTAACCGCGGTAGGCGCGCTTTCGCTCGCCGTGGCGCTGGTGGCGGGCCTCGTGCTGGAAGCCGATTCCAGCTGGATGGCCGGCATCGCGATCGGGGCGCTGGCGCTGGTGGGCCTGCTCTGGCTGGCCACGATCGTGCCGCTGATCGCAGTGACCGTACGTCGCCTGCATGATTGCAACCAGTCGGGATGGTTGTACCTGCTGGCGCTGGTGCCAGGGGGCGGAATCGTGATCCTGATCTTCGCGCTGCTGCCGGGCACGCCGCAGGACAATCCGTACGGGCCGGTGCCCGCTGGCCCCTGA
- the lolA gene encoding outer membrane lipoprotein chaperone LolA has translation MNLRLRRFLATTTLAVACAAAGSAWAGARDDLKTFTTGLKGLDGQFSQQVFDSRGKVKESTSGRVALSAPRLFRWEYVRPHEQLIVADGKKVWMFEPDLEQATVREQGKEEQNSPLTALINPALLEQQYDVSEEAAQRDGLQWLSLSPKRETEASFQYAALGFNAQGLAKMEITDAVGQRTVISFSGWKRNPSFAANTFRFTPPAGTDVIGN, from the coding sequence ATGAACCTCCGCCTCCGTCGTTTCCTTGCCACCACCACCCTGGCCGTGGCCTGTGCCGCCGCCGGCAGCGCCTGGGCGGGTGCCCGCGATGACCTGAAGACCTTCACCACCGGCCTGAAGGGGTTGGATGGGCAGTTCAGCCAGCAGGTGTTCGACAGCCGTGGCAAGGTCAAGGAATCCACCAGTGGCCGCGTCGCCTTGTCGGCACCGCGCCTGTTCCGCTGGGAGTACGTGCGCCCGCATGAACAGCTGATCGTGGCCGACGGCAAGAAGGTCTGGATGTTCGAGCCGGACCTGGAGCAGGCGACCGTGCGCGAGCAGGGCAAGGAAGAGCAGAACAGCCCGCTGACCGCGCTGATCAACCCGGCGCTGCTGGAGCAGCAGTACGACGTCAGCGAAGAGGCCGCACAGCGTGACGGCCTGCAGTGGCTGTCGCTATCGCCGAAGCGCGAGACCGAAGCCAGCTTCCAGTACGCCGCGCTGGGCTTCAACGCTCAGGGTCTGGCGAAGATGGAGATCACCGACGCCGTGGGCCAGCGCACTGTGATCAGCTTCAGCGGCTGGAAGCGCAATCCCAGCTTCGCCGCCAACACCTTCCGCTTCACCCCACCGGCCGGCACCGACGTCATCGGTAATTGA
- a CDS encoding DUF3857 domain-containing transglutaminase family protein: MLQPVSCALALACLLAAGPALADAAATAAPAVAPPSTGSDAEASNNFSFVRYRADYQVRADAGNVQTETYEILLKTKAAVEQFSQVRLSYSEKMETLDVVNAYTLTADGQRREVPADRIYTQESYSSASAAMYADRKVRVIVFPNLAPGTRLFYQVRRTQLTPYFPGYFGLWETFNVFTQYDDAEVTLSAPANLPMHVDSRGVQGSDRPVVKNGQATWRWRYQRREPMQAQNWSAAVWEFGPNIMASTYRDWAQMGRAYQLKAGPAAQVTPEIQALADEVTSGISDRRAQADALYRWVAQNIRYVAVYLGNGGLEPNSAQSILDNHYGDCKDHVTILEALLAAKGITSSPVLIGAGGGPTLPKIPLLGRFNHAITYVPEFDLYLDSTSAWARFGQLPDGDLGAPVLHTRDATLARTPANDPRRNTTVMDVRFTFDAQGNLRGETVPQLSDNAEIGMRAQFAQLNAQNRARAEESIMAASGFDGRGQLQLQGVPVDLTRPFGYRMAFQAEDYVDFDVAGGMAVPDPPGGESVRGLYASASAPDNETPFYCNASLREETYRLQFPVNAPIIAIPGSQRFANAAGEYRVDWSRQGQEVTVHHRLQQNAVRGAEALCQPQDYAAFRALFREVRRGFRGQVLYGKVPGVGG; the protein is encoded by the coding sequence ATGCTTCAACCCGTTTCCTGCGCGCTGGCGCTGGCCTGCCTGCTGGCAGCCGGCCCGGCGCTGGCCGACGCCGCCGCGACGGCGGCGCCCGCGGTCGCGCCGCCGTCCACCGGCAGCGATGCCGAGGCCAGCAACAACTTCAGCTTCGTCCGCTATCGCGCCGACTACCAGGTGCGCGCCGATGCCGGCAACGTGCAGACCGAGACCTACGAGATCCTGCTCAAGACCAAGGCGGCGGTGGAACAGTTCAGCCAGGTGCGGTTGAGCTACAGCGAGAAGATGGAAACGCTGGACGTGGTCAACGCCTACACGCTGACCGCCGATGGCCAGCGCCGCGAGGTGCCGGCCGACCGCATCTACACCCAGGAAAGCTATTCCAGCGCCTCGGCGGCGATGTATGCCGACCGCAAGGTGCGGGTGATCGTGTTCCCCAACCTGGCACCGGGCACGCGGCTGTTCTACCAGGTGCGGCGCACCCAGCTGACGCCGTACTTCCCGGGCTACTTCGGCCTGTGGGAAACCTTCAATGTGTTCACCCAGTACGACGATGCCGAGGTGACCCTGAGCGCGCCGGCCAACCTGCCGATGCATGTGGACAGCCGCGGCGTGCAGGGCAGCGATCGCCCGGTGGTGAAGAACGGCCAGGCGACGTGGCGCTGGCGCTACCAGCGCCGCGAGCCGATGCAGGCGCAGAACTGGTCGGCGGCGGTGTGGGAGTTCGGGCCGAACATCATGGCCAGCACCTACCGCGACTGGGCGCAGATGGGCCGTGCCTATCAACTGAAGGCAGGGCCAGCCGCGCAGGTCACGCCGGAGATCCAGGCGCTGGCCGACGAAGTGACCAGCGGCATCAGTGATCGACGCGCACAGGCCGATGCGCTGTACCGCTGGGTCGCGCAGAACATCCGCTACGTGGCGGTGTACCTGGGCAATGGCGGGCTGGAGCCGAACAGCGCGCAGAGCATCCTCGACAACCACTACGGCGACTGCAAGGACCACGTGACGATCCTTGAAGCGCTGCTGGCGGCCAAGGGCATCACCAGTTCACCGGTGCTGATCGGTGCCGGCGGCGGGCCGACGCTGCCGAAGATTCCGCTGCTGGGCCGCTTCAACCACGCCATCACCTATGTACCCGAGTTCGATCTGTACCTGGACTCGACCAGTGCGTGGGCGCGCTTCGGCCAGCTGCCCGATGGCGACCTCGGCGCGCCGGTGCTGCACACCCGCGATGCCACCCTGGCGCGCACGCCTGCCAACGACCCGCGGCGCAACACGACGGTGATGGACGTGCGTTTCACCTTCGACGCGCAGGGCAATCTGCGCGGCGAGACCGTGCCGCAGCTGAGCGACAACGCCGAGATCGGCATGCGCGCGCAGTTCGCCCAGCTCAATGCGCAGAACCGTGCGCGCGCTGAAGAATCGATCATGGCCGCATCCGGTTTCGATGGCCGTGGCCAGCTGCAGCTGCAGGGCGTGCCGGTCGACCTGACCCGGCCGTTCGGTTACCGCATGGCGTTCCAGGCCGAGGATTACGTGGACTTCGACGTGGCCGGCGGCATGGCCGTGCCCGATCCGCCGGGCGGCGAATCGGTGCGCGGGCTGTATGCCAGCGCCTCGGCGCCGGACAACGAAACGCCGTTCTACTGCAATGCCAGCCTGCGCGAGGAAACCTATCGCCTGCAGTTCCCGGTCAATGCCCCGATCATCGCGATTCCCGGCAGCCAGCGGTTTGCCAATGCGGCAGGCGAGTACCGGGTCGACTGGAGTCGGCAGGGCCAGGAAGTGACTGTGCACCACCGCCTGCAGCAGAACGCGGTACGTGGCGCCGAGGCGCTGTGCCAGCCGCAGGACTATGCCGCCTTCCGCGCGCTGTTCCGCGAGGTCCGCCGGGGCTTCCGTGGCCAGGTGCTGTACGGCAAGGTGCCGGGCGTCGGCGGCTGA
- a CDS encoding YadA-like family protein — protein sequence MAPVVLNGTRYSFLPEGLAVANVNGVVSVGGAAASRQIINVAPGVLDATSYDAVNGSQLFAAYQEINKLGQKDIALAAKDAELEDRLNKLPKGVDGQSLAAAIGPGAQVDGNGRISLPELTLDSLGRQSGDSTAPAAQPTSLLGAIGALDGEVVKTNAALGTLFDSALLWDGNERAYSARNGTAEANRIANVAAGIGLQDAVNVGQLQGVERSAKDARTIADTAQRAADAAQVTANEAKAAAGSASTQLAGIGPQETVAGRIQDAGQSVADALGGGASANADGTVSAPSYGVAMINADGSTGPVTQHGNVGSALTALDQNVGTVNDRVDGLARDSLRWNESLGAYDAAHDGQASSQIANVAAGVNTTDAVNVGQLNAVDQVAKAAQSAAGAAQNAADGAQRTADGAASAADRAQATADSAINAAATAAADAGNAQRTADGATTAASTAQRAADAAQVTANEAKAAAGSASTQLAGIGPQETVAGRIKDAGQSVADALGGGASANADGTVSAPSYGVAVINADGSTGPVTQHGNVGGALTALDQNVGTVNDRVDGLARDSLRWNEGLGAYDAAHDGQASSQIANVAAGVNTTDAVNVGQLNTVDQVAKAAQSAAGAAQNAADGAQRTADGVASAANRAQVTADSAVNAAATAAADAGNAQRTADGASVAADNAQRTADGATTAASTAQRAADAAQLTANEAKAAAGSASTQLAGIGPQETVAGRIKDAGQSVADALGGGASANADGTVSAPSYGVAVINADGSTGPVTQHGNVGGALTALDQNVGTVNDRVDGLARDSLRWNESLGAYDAAHGGQASSQIANVAAGVNTTDAVNVGQLNTVDQVAKAAQSAAGAAQNAADGAQRTADDAAVRATAAQVSADRAGGVANAALQAANAAGEGVIRAAAEAEQTRNQIVRGEIGLVKKDPQSKTLTIGKDTGGDELDVSGHEGGRRVTGIAAGRIDDASTDAVTGAQLNALDKRVQRADALGEGVAVDRPGAELPAARAEKGSGAIAVGAGAAAGGAGSVAMGQGAATTAAQATALGRDAVASAPGSVALGAGSRADRPNALSVGAVGAERQITHVAPATRDTDAVNLAQARSLSRQEAGWALVQANGYTDRQIKQLRREANAGIALSMSMAGLPSSFVPGGRMIAMAGSTYGGESAVALGFSAVSEDGSFMLRASGSTTTEDHGFTIGVGFQW from the coding sequence GTGGCGCCCGTGGTCCTCAATGGCACCCGCTACAGTTTCCTGCCCGAAGGTCTTGCAGTGGCCAATGTGAACGGCGTCGTCAGTGTTGGCGGTGCCGCGGCATCGCGGCAGATCATCAATGTTGCTCCGGGCGTTCTGGATGCGACCAGCTACGATGCCGTCAATGGATCGCAGCTGTTTGCCGCCTACCAGGAGATCAACAAGCTGGGTCAGAAGGACATAGCGCTGGCTGCCAAGGACGCCGAGCTGGAGGATCGTCTGAACAAACTGCCCAAAGGCGTCGATGGTCAATCACTGGCGGCGGCAATCGGTCCCGGTGCACAAGTGGATGGTAATGGAAGGATTTCGCTGCCGGAGCTGACTCTTGATAGCCTCGGCCGTCAATCAGGTGACTCCACCGCCCCGGCGGCGCAACCGACATCGCTGCTCGGGGCCATTGGCGCGCTGGATGGGGAGGTGGTCAAGACAAACGCTGCACTCGGAACGTTGTTTGATAGTGCGCTGCTGTGGGATGGCAATGAGCGTGCGTATTCCGCCCGGAACGGCACCGCTGAGGCAAATCGAATTGCCAATGTTGCAGCGGGAATCGGCCTCCAGGATGCCGTGAACGTGGGGCAGCTGCAGGGGGTGGAGCGCTCTGCCAAAGACGCGCGGACTATCGCCGACACCGCACAGCGCGCTGCGGACGCTGCGCAGGTCACCGCCAACGAAGCCAAGGCGGCAGCCGGTTCGGCCAGCACGCAGCTGGCGGGCATCGGTCCGCAGGAAACCGTAGCCGGCCGGATCCAGGATGCGGGCCAGTCCGTGGCCGATGCCTTGGGCGGTGGCGCCAGCGCGAATGCCGACGGCACGGTGTCTGCGCCGTCCTATGGCGTGGCGATGATCAATGCCGATGGCAGCACCGGTCCGGTGACCCAGCATGGCAACGTCGGCAGCGCGCTGACCGCACTCGATCAGAACGTTGGCACGGTCAATGACCGCGTCGATGGCCTGGCCCGCGACAGCCTCCGTTGGAACGAAAGCCTGGGCGCGTACGACGCCGCCCACGACGGGCAGGCAAGCAGCCAGATCGCCAATGTCGCAGCGGGTGTGAACACAACCGATGCAGTGAATGTCGGCCAGCTCAATGCGGTGGATCAGGTTGCCAAGGCAGCACAGTCGGCGGCCGGAGCCGCGCAGAACGCAGCAGATGGTGCGCAGCGCACGGCTGACGGTGCTGCGTCTGCGGCCGACCGGGCACAGGCAACCGCCGATTCAGCGATCAATGCTGCCGCGACGGCGGCGGCCGATGCCGGCAACGCGCAACGTACGGCTGACGGTGCAACTACAGCAGCATCCACCGCACAGCGCGCTGCGGACGCTGCGCAGGTCACTGCCAACGAAGCCAAGGCGGCAGCTGGTTCGGCCAGCACGCAGCTGGCGGGCATCGGTCCGCAGGAAACCGTGGCCGGCCGGATCAAGGATGCGGGCCAGTCCGTTGCCGATGCCTTGGGCGGTGGCGCCAGCGCGAATGCCGACGGCACCGTGTCTGCACCGTCCTATGGCGTGGCGGTGATCAATGCGGATGGCAGCACCGGCCCGGTGACCCAGCATGGCAATGTTGGCGGCGCGCTGACCGCACTCGATCAGAACGTTGGCACGGTCAATGACCGCGTCGATGGCCTGGCCCGCGACAGCCTCCGCTGGAACGAAGGCCTGGGCGCGTACGACGCCGCCCACGACGGGCAGGCAAGCAGCCAGATCGCCAACGTCGCAGCAGGTGTGAACACGACCGATGCAGTGAATGTCGGCCAGCTCAATACGGTCGATCAGGTTGCCAAGGCAGCACAGTCGGCGGCCGGAGCCGCGCAGAACGCAGCAGATGGTGCGCAGCGCACGGCTGACGGTGTTGCGTCTGCGGCCAACCGGGCACAGGTAACCGCCGATTCAGCGGTCAATGCTGCCGCGACGGCGGCGGCCGATGCCGGTAACGCGCAACGTACGGCTGACGGTGCCAGTGTGGCGGCAGACAACGCCCAGCGCACGGCTGACGGTGCAACTACAGCAGCATCAACCGCACAGCGAGCTGCGGATGCCGCGCAACTCACCGCCAACGAAGCCAAGGCGGCAGCTGGTTCGGCCAGCACGCAGCTGGCGGGCATCGGTCCGCAGGAAACCGTAGCCGGCCGGATCAAGGATGCGGGCCAGTCCGTTGCCGATGCCTTGGGCGGTGGCGCCAGCGCGAATGCCGACGGCACCGTGTCTGCACCGTCCTATGGCGTGGCGGTGATCAATGCGGATGGCAGCACCGGCCCGGTGACCCAGCATGGCAATGTCGGCGGCGCGCTGACCGCACTCGATCAGAACGTTGGCACGGTCAATGACCGCGTCGATGGCCTGGCCCGCGACAGCCTCCGCTGGAACGAAAGCCTGGGCGCGTACGACGCCGCCCACGGCGGGCAGGCAAGCAGCCAGATCGCCAACGTCGCAGCCGGTGTGAACACGACCGATGCAGTGAATGTCGGCCAGCTCAATACGGTGGATCAGGTAGCCAAGGCAGCACAGTCGGCGGCCGGAGCCGCGCAGAATGCAGCAGATGGTGCGCAGCGCACGGCAGATGATGCCGCGGTCCGGGCGACCGCGGCACAGGTGAGTGCGGATCGGGCGGGAGGCGTGGCAAACGCTGCGCTCCAGGCAGCCAACGCTGCGGGCGAAGGCGTCATCCGCGCCGCTGCGGAGGCGGAGCAGACCCGGAATCAGATCGTGCGCGGAGAGATCGGACTGGTGAAGAAGGACCCGCAGAGCAAGACCCTTACGATCGGAAAAGACACGGGAGGCGACGAGCTGGATGTCAGTGGCCACGAAGGCGGACGTCGCGTGACCGGCATCGCTGCGGGCCGGATCGACGACGCCAGCACTGACGCAGTCACTGGCGCGCAGCTCAACGCTTTGGACAAACGCGTGCAGCGTGCCGATGCGCTGGGAGAGGGAGTCGCGGTGGACAGGCCCGGCGCTGAGCTGCCTGCGGCACGGGCCGAGAAAGGCAGCGGTGCAATCGCGGTGGGTGCAGGGGCGGCCGCGGGTGGTGCTGGAAGCGTGGCGATGGGGCAGGGGGCTGCAACCACCGCTGCACAGGCCACTGCGTTGGGCAGGGACGCGGTCGCAAGTGCGCCTGGCAGTGTCGCACTGGGTGCTGGCTCGCGTGCCGATCGGCCGAACGCGCTCTCGGTGGGGGCAGTCGGCGCGGAGCGGCAGATCACGCATGTTGCGCCCGCCACGCGTGACACTGACGCGGTCAATCTTGCGCAGGCACGATCACTGTCACGGCAGGAGGCGGGCTGGGCGCTGGTCCAGGCCAATGGATACACGGATCGGCAGATCAAGCAGCTGCGGCGTGAAGCAAACGCAGGTATCGCGCTGTCGATGTCGATGGCAGGCCTTCCAAGCAGCTTCGTTCCGGGTGGCAGGATGATCGCAATGGCCGGTTCAACCTATGGCGGTGAGTCTGCAGTTGCGCTTGGCTTCTCGGCTGTATCCGAGGATGGCTCGTTCATGCTCAGGGCGTCGGGTTCCACCACCACTGAGGACCATGGCTTCACCATCGGTGTGGGATTCCAGTGGTGA
- a CDS encoding DNA translocase FtsK — MAKQVPERSKSDDKKASRRSAAAAPTDNPRRQRLWRDLGLIAIAPALLYLAASLFTYSATDPGWSHTGSVVAPVHNMGGRAGAWIADVLLQLFGYIAFLLPVVLGALAWIAMFGLKRESKGENDLDPALRLVGLVGFLIAGTGFLHVRLFSGDVSSAGGILGKLVGNSLTVGFGALGANLFVLVLLLASITLATGLSWFTVMEKIGRGVMSLAPLLERKKEEVTEWQQTRVMREERQEVRKADAEVRAKREPVKIEPRPEPVIEKSDRAKRDNQIPMFRGVNGDGSDLPPLALLDDPKPQPVGYDKDTLDALSRQIEFKLKDFRIDAQVVGANPGPVITRFEIEPAPGIKVSQISSLDKDIARGLSVKSVRVVDVIPGKSVIGLEIPNVTREMIYLSELLRSKEYDKSASVLTLALGKDIAGRSTVADLARMPHLLVAGTTGSGKSVAVNAMVLSLLFKASPKDLRMLMIDPKMLELSVYQGIPHLLAPVVTDMKEAANGLRWCVAEMERRYKLMSAVGVRNLAGFNKKVKDAQDAGQPMMDPLFKPNPELGEAPRPLETLPFIVIFIDEFADMMMIVGKKVEELIARLAQKARAAGIHLILATQRPSVDVITGLIKANIPTRIAFQVSSKIDSRTILDQSGAETLLGHGDMLYLPPGTAMPERVHGAFVSDEEVHRVVEHLKAMGPADYVDGVLDEVQTMGDGVVVGATGLPETSSGGGDESDPLYDEALRVVTETRRASISGVQRRLKIGYNRAARLIEAMEAAGVVSSPEHNGDRTVLAPPPPK; from the coding sequence GTGGCGAAGCAGGTCCCCGAACGCTCCAAGTCCGACGACAAAAAGGCATCGCGTCGCTCGGCGGCAGCGGCCCCGACCGACAATCCACGCCGTCAGCGCCTGTGGCGCGACCTGGGTCTGATCGCCATCGCGCCGGCGCTGCTGTACCTGGCAGCCAGCCTTTTCACCTATTCAGCCACTGACCCGGGCTGGTCACACACCGGCAGCGTGGTTGCGCCGGTACACAACATGGGCGGCCGCGCGGGCGCGTGGATCGCCGATGTACTACTGCAGCTGTTCGGCTACATCGCCTTCCTGCTGCCGGTGGTGCTGGGTGCTTTGGCCTGGATCGCGATGTTCGGCCTGAAGCGCGAGAGCAAGGGCGAGAACGATCTGGACCCCGCGCTGCGCCTGGTCGGCCTGGTCGGCTTCCTGATCGCCGGCACCGGCTTCCTGCACGTGCGCCTGTTCAGTGGCGACGTCTCCAGTGCCGGCGGCATCCTCGGCAAGCTGGTCGGCAATTCGCTCACGGTAGGCTTCGGCGCGCTGGGCGCGAACCTGTTCGTGCTGGTGCTGCTGCTGGCGTCGATCACCCTGGCCACCGGGCTGTCCTGGTTCACTGTGATGGAAAAGATCGGTCGCGGCGTGATGTCGCTGGCGCCATTGCTGGAGCGCAAGAAGGAAGAAGTCACCGAGTGGCAGCAGACCCGGGTGATGCGCGAGGAGCGCCAGGAAGTGCGCAAGGCCGATGCCGAAGTGCGCGCCAAGCGCGAACCGGTGAAAATCGAGCCGCGCCCCGAACCGGTGATCGAAAAGAGTGACCGGGCCAAGCGCGACAACCAGATCCCGATGTTCCGTGGTGTCAACGGCGACGGCTCGGACCTGCCGCCGCTGGCCCTGCTGGACGACCCCAAGCCGCAGCCGGTGGGCTACGACAAGGACACCCTGGACGCGCTGTCGCGGCAGATCGAGTTCAAGCTCAAGGACTTCCGCATCGATGCGCAAGTGGTCGGCGCCAACCCTGGCCCGGTCATCACCCGCTTCGAGATCGAGCCGGCGCCGGGCATCAAGGTCAGCCAGATCAGTTCGCTGGACAAGGACATCGCCCGCGGCCTGTCGGTCAAATCGGTGCGTGTGGTCGATGTGATTCCGGGCAAGTCGGTGATCGGCCTGGAAATCCCCAACGTCACCCGCGAGATGATCTACCTGTCCGAGCTGCTGCGCTCGAAGGAATACGACAAATCTGCCAGCGTGCTGACGCTTGCGCTGGGCAAGGACATCGCCGGCCGCTCGACCGTGGCCGACCTGGCGCGCATGCCGCACCTGCTGGTGGCCGGTACCACCGGTTCGGGCAAGTCGGTGGCGGTCAATGCGATGGTGCTGAGCCTGCTGTTCAAGGCCTCTCCGAAAGACCTGCGGATGCTGATGATCGACCCGAAGATGCTCGAACTGAGCGTCTACCAGGGCATCCCGCATCTGCTGGCGCCGGTGGTCACCGACATGAAGGAGGCCGCCAATGGCCTGCGTTGGTGCGTGGCCGAGATGGAGCGCCGCTACAAGCTGATGAGCGCGGTGGGCGTGCGCAACCTGGCCGGCTTCAACAAGAAGGTGAAGGACGCGCAGGACGCTGGCCAGCCGATGATGGACCCGCTGTTCAAGCCGAACCCGGAGCTGGGCGAGGCGCCGCGGCCGCTGGAGACGCTGCCGTTCATCGTCATCTTCATCGACGAATTCGCCGACATGATGATGATCGTCGGCAAGAAGGTCGAAGAGCTGATCGCGCGTCTGGCGCAGAAGGCGCGTGCGGCCGGCATCCACCTGATCCTGGCCACCCAGCGCCCGTCGGTGGACGTCATCACCGGCCTGATCAAGGCCAACATTCCCACCCGCATCGCCTTCCAGGTCAGCTCGAAGATCGATTCGCGCACCATCCTCGACCAGTCCGGCGCGGAGACGCTGCTTGGTCACGGCGACATGCTGTACCTTCCGCCCGGCACGGCGATGCCCGAGCGTGTGCACGGCGCCTTCGTGTCCGACGAGGAAGTGCACCGCGTGGTCGAGCACCTCAAGGCGATGGGTCCGGCCGACTATGTCGATGGCGTGCTGGACGAGGTGCAGACGATGGGCGATGGCGTTGTGGTCGGTGCGACCGGCCTGCCGGAGACCAGCTCTGGCGGCGGCGACGAGTCCGACCCGCTGTACGACGAAGCGCTGCGCGTGGTCACCGAGACCCGTCGCGCCTCGATTTCCGGCGTGCAGCGTCGCCTGAAGATCGGCTACAACCGGGCGGCGCGACTGATCGAGGCCATGGAAGCGGCCGGCGTGGTCAGTTCGCCCGAACACAACGGCGACCGTACGGTGCTGGCACCGCCGCCGCCGAAGTAA
- a CDS encoding transposase has product MSELQWSEVKRHLPPALRARVRSRDAAYRQFIEAVLWVARGNAPWASIPEEAGPWRPIYVRYVRWAELGYWADVCTGLGVNSPLGEALRAHAERSRGRSEWRQQRRGSKS; this is encoded by the coding sequence ATGAGCGAACTGCAATGGAGCGAGGTCAAGCGCCACTTGCCCCCCGCGCTGCGCGCACGCGTTCGCAGTCGGGATGCCGCCTATCGGCAATTCATCGAGGCTGTACTTTGGGTCGCGAGGGGGAATGCGCCTTGGGCCAGCATCCCTGAAGAGGCCGGTCCGTGGCGGCCGATCTACGTCCGCTATGTCCGCTGGGCCGAGCTGGGCTACTGGGCTGACGTCTGTACTGGACTCGGGGTGAACAGCCCCCTGGGTGAGGCACTGCGCGCCCACGCAGAGCGCAGTCGGGGCCGCAGTGAATGGCGGCAGCAGCGGCGTGGTTCCAAGTCCTGA
- a CDS encoding replication-associated recombination protein A — translation MRPLAERMRPRTLDEMVGQKRLLAPESALRRAVESGRVHSMILWGPPGCGKTTLALLLAEYSDAEFRAISAVLSGLPEVRQVLAEAAQRFAEGRRTVLFVDEVHRFNKAQQDAFLPHIERGTILFVGATTENPSFELNSALLSRCRVHVLEGVSPTDIVEALERALGDRERGLGEEGIEVAPELLLEIATAADGDVRRALTLLEIAAELAGGEGGRITPQTLTQVLADRTRRFDKGGEQFYDQISALHKSVRSSNPDAALYWLTRMLDGGCDPSYLARRLTRMAIEDIGLADPRAQSMALEAWDIYERLGSPEGELAFAQLVLYLASTAKSNAGYAAFNQAKADVRDSGTEEVPLHLRNAPTKLMKELGYGAEYQYDHDAEGGIALDQTGFPDAMGERVYYNPVPRGLEIKLKEKLDRLRAEREAARAAKGR, via the coding sequence ATGCGCCCGCTGGCCGAGCGCATGCGCCCCCGCACCCTGGACGAAATGGTCGGGCAGAAGCGTCTGCTCGCGCCGGAGAGCGCGCTGCGCCGCGCGGTCGAATCCGGTCGCGTGCATTCGATGATCCTGTGGGGGCCGCCCGGCTGCGGCAAGACCACGCTGGCGCTGCTGCTGGCCGAATACTCCGACGCTGAATTCCGCGCCATCTCTGCCGTGCTGTCCGGATTGCCCGAAGTGCGCCAGGTATTGGCCGAGGCCGCGCAGCGCTTCGCCGAAGGCCGTCGCACGGTACTGTTCGTCGACGAGGTGCATCGCTTCAACAAGGCGCAGCAGGATGCATTCCTGCCGCACATCGAGCGCGGCACCATCCTGTTTGTCGGCGCCACCACCGAGAATCCGTCGTTCGAGCTGAACTCCGCGCTGCTGTCGCGGTGCCGCGTGCACGTGCTGGAAGGCGTCTCACCGACCGATATCGTTGAAGCGCTGGAACGTGCATTGGGCGACCGCGAACGTGGCCTGGGCGAGGAGGGCATCGAAGTCGCACCGGAACTGCTACTGGAAATCGCCACCGCCGCCGATGGCGACGTGCGGCGTGCGCTGACCCTGCTGGAAATCGCTGCCGAGCTGGCGGGAGGGGAGGGTGGGCGCATCACCCCGCAGACCCTCACCCAGGTGCTGGCTGACCGTACCCGTCGCTTCGACAAGGGCGGCGAGCAGTTCTACGACCAGATCTCGGCGCTGCACAAATCGGTGCGCAGCTCCAATCCCGACGCCGCGCTGTATTGGCTCACGCGCATGCTCGATGGCGGCTGTGATCCGTCGTATCTGGCACGCCGGCTGACGCGCATGGCCATCGAGGACATCGGCCTGGCCGATCCACGCGCGCAGAGCATGGCGCTGGAAGCCTGGGATATCTACGAGCGACTGGGCAGCCCGGAAGGCGAGCTCGCCTTCGCCCAGCTGGTGCTGTACCTGGCCAGCACCGCCAAGTCGAATGCCGGCTATGCGGCCTTCAACCAGGCCAAGGCCGATGTGCGCGACAGTGGCACCGAAGAAGTGCCGCTGCACCTGCGCAATGCACCGACCAAGCTGATGAAGGAGCTGGGCTACGGCGCCGAGTACCAGTACGACCACGATGCCGAGGGCGGTATCGCGCTGGACCAGACCGGCTTCCCCGATGCAATGGGCGAACGGGTGTACTACAACCCGGTGCCGCGTGGGCTGGAGATCAAGCTGAAGGAAAAGCTGGACAGGCTGCGCGCGGAACGTGAGGCGGCGAGGGCGGCCAAGGGCCGCTGA